Below is a genomic region from Anoplolepis gracilipes chromosome 1, ASM4749672v1, whole genome shotgun sequence.
CTAttgatttactttaataatatatttttctagttttGCATGTTTAAACAATGACGAGTTAGTAAGGGAGTTGTatgcgaaaaatatatgttcccatatatatgttaaaatgttTGTAGTGCACAAACAAATATGTGGgtcacatattatttaaattatataattttttagatttgcATTTATTACCTGCTATGCATAGCAGCAGTGGACTTGACGTTTACCTCCGATTCGGAGATTACCACGACGAAAAGTCGAGATTGTCCACCAGAATGTATTTGCCTCTCTCGGAAACaggtaataaaatcaaaagaaatttgttGTAGTTTAAGcctatatgcataaatatttttttatacgtacaaAGTGTTTCTATAACATACAGATCAGTAAGTTGCCTATCTGACGATCAACAGGGTCATGCTTCATCAACCTCgcataatcaaaaattaataaaatcggaAGAtcgatcatataattttttctttgtaaaaagtgaaaaaattacgtaattgaTATCTTAAATGCAAATCCGGTAGGGAATGAGGAAACTGAAATCGGCTTTTAACATAcagtataattgtaatatttaataatataaataaaataacatagataacacaattaaaatatataataacacaattaaaatataataagacagataaaataagaaataaaatgttttttgtttaaatttattatattttatttcttattttatctgtgttattatattttaattgtgttatctACACGgagaaaactttatattaaaaattactatggtatgTAGTAACTGTGGACTATTAAGAACATTTCAAGTTAAAATGCtgtgtaaaactgtaaaaattgacgtaatttatgtaaaaattacatttattacatcaatttttacagttttatatagcattttaacttggaatgtTCTTAATGGTCCACAGTTATTACATAccatagttatttttaatgtaaacttttctatgtgtatgttattttattcatattattaaatattacaattatatactgTATGTTAAAAGCCGATTTCAGTTTTCTCATTCATTACCGGATTTACATTTAAGGTatcaatcatgtaattttttcacttttcacaaagaaaaaattacgtaatcgatcccctgattttattaattttcgattatgGGAGGTCGGTAAAACATGCCCCTGCCGAGCGTCAGATAGGCAACCCAACTTACTGCTCTGTATGTTGCGGAAGCACCCTGTACAAACGTTTcatgagagaaataaaatattaatgttctctctataatattttacgaacaACAAACAgctgcatataataatatcgatgttatttaatatctttatgcaCGCACACGAACAGGTACTCTGCAATACAGGCGGTCTCGAGGATATACCGACACAGGAACTGCCGGACACGGTGGAGGAGCTGTCACTGACGAAAAACGATTTCCCGGTAATAAAAGGCGACGCGTTCGCCGGTCTTCGTTTATTGCGTAAGCTCATATTAGACGGCAATAATATCTCGACTATACGGCCGTTCGCGTTTCGCGGTCTGAATCGGTTACGGGAGCTGTCGATCCAGCATACTCCGTTACCTTGCATCGAGAAGTTTTCATTCGCCGCGTTGCAAAATGTCTCGGTCCTGCTGCTGGCCAACAACAAGATCCGCTATGTCGAGGGCTACTCGTTCGCCGGCGCGTCCAATGTGAATCTAATCCTCCTAAGTAACAATCCACTACTGACCATCCGCAGCCACGCGTTTGCCGGCCTCACAAATGTCAACAATCTCATCTTCCCATCCGGCATCCGTTTAATCGAGGAAAATGCCTTCGACGGCCTTCAGTACGTCGGTCAGCTCAAGCTTAGTTACATGGATCTGTCCGGGCTGCAGGCCAACACTTTCTACGGTTTGTCGCACGTGCATGCGATTTACATTCAGGAGAGCGACCTGGGCGTCGTGCAGAGGGATGCGTTTGCCGGCCTCGCCTACGTGAGCTACCTCAACATACTCAACAACAAGGTGGATTTGATCCAGCGTATGCATCTACGCTACGAAAACTACATCGAGATGCTACGCTTTCACGGTAATCACGTGCTGGAGGCGCCGCGCCACGCCAGAGACGTCATCCTCGAGGTGAACACGATCAGCGCGATCGACAATCACTTCCCATGCGACTGCCAGGCGCACAACGTTCTGGAGAGCGACTTCGCCCGCGGCGACAGCGTCGGGTTTCAGCGTCGAAACTATTGCATCTCGCCGTTCGAGTACAACGGTAAGCCAATGAACGTCGTCGACTTCGAGCTTGTCGCCCGATGCCACGACAACGTTATTCAGGACAACCTAGGCTCGGGCGTTGTCGGGCTGTCATGCCTACGTGTATCAGCGTTTACATTACTGattgccttttttttttccatgaaTCTCTTACGATGAGCGTCGCTCTTCTTCAACGGTCTTCTCGTATACTTTACTCTGAAGGGGGTTCTACAATGCGTTGCTAATGCTCCGGTTGTTAATTGCTAAAAACGATAACTCTAGTTACAAAATGCTGTTTTCGGTAAAAAGTTCAAAGTTAggcaacttttttttaacaaccgCAACTACTTGTTTTAACTGAAAATAGCATTTTGTAACTAAAGTTGCCATTCTTAGCAACTGGTAACTGGACATTGGCAACGCATTGTAGAACCCCCTTTGCTTAAAGGGTTTTAGGCTGCTCGCTTTCAACACTCATGCGCTGAAAGTCATATCTTTCTTCGACGTATAATGAGCAAAAAAGAGGATGATGCTTTTAGCGCGTGAACGTCTAACTAAAGCGAACACAGCCTTATTGTTAGATGCTCAGAATGATGATAAGGGAACGGCCAGATTTTTATGCGCGCGCTTATTGGCTTTGCTAAGAAATTCTTTATGCCTTTGTTCCCGTGCAGTAAAAGTCTTCGTGTACCCCGATAAAGAAAGCAAAAGAAGTAAAAAGGTATCTCGTATAAATTATGTTGAATGTATCATTATCGCTGTAGATTATTATACCTATCTTCTATCGACCTAATACGACTTCGAAAGGTTCTACTATGTATATTGCATTAGAATGGAAAAGAAATAGTCTTGCAACTCGGTAAGATCAATCTGTGAAAGACAAAGCTAAgcgaattttaattagatttatataaaattatagtcgatggataaaatttaatcctaCAGTATGTCGAactatgaatttataatttatcaaaataacgAATTAAAGTCTATAcacagttaattttttaagtttttatataaattaatttttcttatattaaacagAGAAATGATCTCATCTATAGTATATACAAAGAAtttctattatcttttaaCTTATCGATgtcgtttaaaaaattcttttaaattttaggaaaaaaattgagaatgaaaaatatacatattagcttttgcttttattttggAAGGAATCAATATTTGTATcccgataataaaaaataatcaagtaCAGTAAATCAAAGTTTTTCACAGATTAACAGGAtatgatgattttttattaatcgaaaaatgtatCGCTATGACAAAGATATGaatgcgaaaaaaaagattaataataaatgaagcTAACTATATTCTCGCAACATCTATTCTTTTTATCGTTCTcgataatatcgatataaatatgcatatctaCAACAGTTCATTTACACGAAAAGCAACTGCCATGGAGATACATATCCTTTTGCACATATGAAAGTGAATATAAACGTGATCTCACATatcgtttatattataatcattgttggaaaaatatttctttactctcgttatttcgatataataaatttaggaagattaacaaatataattctgtTATACATTTATCTATTACAATCAAAGTATGTGCgttgtgtattattattattattattaattaatagaattttatactattataaattgttatgtatacatacatgctGCGTTTAGCTGTATATAATACGATGAGTTACTTTGTCTGTTATAAGTcactattttataaagtagTGCAGTTTTGATGCTAAATGCGATCTCTCATCTACGGCTGTATCTCGAATGCtatctttttatgaaatatatttaacactaAGAAAAAAAGCATTTGATTAGGCGTTCAATGTTTAACGATAACACAGACCTATGTATACGTTAGCAGCTCGTTTCCGATCAATCGAAATGATTGTTAATTCGCGTGAATTCACGATCGTCGATAGCGGATACATATAACTTattatgagataatataatataatatatcgtgcGAGCTTTAACTGGCCGATATACTGGACCAGCATTACCGCATCCACTTGATTGAAGCTTAGTTGAAACTTCGACTTTTGGATGAACACGTAATAAACGGCGTTATTTGGGGCATAGAAACGGaaataaagatgaaaaaacacttttagatccgataagaaaagaaagaagagtcTTTTTCTGACTactcaattctttttttacaatcattaggcgtaattatttcatatttactaTTAGTATAATGTAAAGTTTTgcattgtaaaacatttttttatgttaaaatgtaatattaacgAGCTAggtaatattttgaaaatacataatatatcgtAGAGGCCTATTACAAATCTTACTTCCGGGTGCAGGAATCCGAGCTATGTCCCTGTACGTTCACAACTGCTATCCCGATTCTACTAATAGACAatggaattatttaaataattcggaAATGATGAAAGTATCTAGcgattaagtatatatatttaattgcgtCTAAGTCTTTAGAGAACGCTCAACATACTAgcatttctacaaaaaaatatacgatttAAAAGGAATTTGTCCATAGATTTATCGTGCAAAGTCtgttatttatctataattataatgagatattaattttaaaaagagcaacgtctttaaaattttccataaaaataatggtatatctgaatttttatttaacaatttaatttttaaatttaaccaGTGCAACCAATGTGTTTGTCAAGTCTTTTAATTcgtgtattatatttgtagGAATACAACTAATTTAGAACCGAAAATGGATAACAATGTATTATGCTCAACACTTTAGACTACTTTATACTATCTTATGGGTTTGTTTTTAATGCCTGTATACGCTTAAAATATCGATCATAATCTCAAAGTGAAAGAtcttcaattaatataatcgtaTATTCCATATTTGGAATATTCCGGTAAAATTGCTTTGTCACTCTTATCGGCGTtatcttagaaaaaaaaacttacttgcgaaaaaaaatttgcttccatcaaagtcattaaaattattaattagaacaAAACATCTAAATaatcacaaatttttaaataatcaggATATACGAAACACTTTCAAGTTAGTATGAATATTTGATACTATGAACAGTTGTATAcacaatttgtattaaaagaaaaaaagaaaacgttcATGTGCCAACGTTATGTATTTACTTCAAGTAAATACTTGATGTAGAAGAggaagatatatacatatatatatatataaggtacTAAATAGGAAATCTCTCAAACGATATATCGTACAGAATGTTTTGTTCTTGTAATCAAGTTTATGAAAAAAGTACTGCTTcatagataaaaatacattggCGTCCAaaggttatatatatatatatatatatcatggaCTGAATCAGAGTTGAAGTAATGCTatgcttataattaaaaaaaaattatataaagcgtGTTTCGCTGCCATTCATAATGGAAGATTTGCTTGGCCTTCGGTCAGCATAATAACCGAGGACCAACTtagcttatattttttaccaatGTTTAAAATAGCATTTAATAGATACGATTATATTGTAATCTTTCATTGTAGTTAGCATGTCCTGTCATATAATAAATGGaatgaaatattaacatacagCCTATTacgattttcataaattttagaaatattttttattaatttggcTTTTAGCATTAATGCTGAATTACGTAAATATCGTAGAAGATtcgataaatcaattaatgttatgcatatattctatatgtaatatgtacataaaattgataaaactcAGCTGgaacgtaaatatttaaataatttaatatgtatttaattaaccgcattatttaattaataatatactctTTACAATATCACTTATAGTAAGAGTACATATTTCGTTCTAGTTTTATCTCAACCTAGCACATTTCTAAGATGTTTAATAAACTGCAACAGTTGGTGGATTCGGAACAGGGTCGAACTCTCCAACACTCTCCATATATTGAGGGTCTTTACGCCACGGCTTCAACTCCCAGTGCATTCGTGATTCCATTGTTGTTAATGTAATACCAAGATCTTCTAAAGTTGGCAGATCTTTTGATACTTTATCAGATATGGCTTCCTATAAAGagcgatattaaattattaaataatgctaTTTAATGTTAAGTggtaaattaacatttacacttaaaatgttataacagGATTGAAACACACTTTTTCCAAAAGTTCCCATTGTAAATTTCCTAAAGGATATGCGAGGCTTACGATTTCGTTAAGAGTAAccttaattttgaaaaacggAGCATATTTCAAATCTATTCTCCTGTAGCCATAATCTTTTGGATTGCGCATCCGTATTCGATGGAACCAATCAAGTAATTCAGAAAACTGATAACGTTTCGGTCTGTAacaaacataatattacaatattttacaaaaataattaaatttaatataagattaatgataaattagcTATATTTACCCAACAAATTGATAAGTTTTGCCAGCAGTGTTTTTAGGATCTTTTGCAATAGCCGTAATACCTCCAGCAACATCGTATACAGCCACTGGCTGTTTTTCTGTCTTTTCACCCTTATTCCATATTGGTACAGTCCTGTAAgaagataaaagatattatcagATCTTaacaattgtttatattatggaaaatttattgtcaCACAAATTATATACCCAAAATGATGTCTCATTATACCAGAGTAGATACGCAAAAAACGGTCTTCTTGACCCCATATATTTGATGGTCGAATAATTGTAGCCTCGGGAAATTCTTCTCGTACTGCCCACTCACCTTCCAATTTCGTGCGAAGAAATTGAGATCCATTTTCCAACACATACGACTAatacagaaagaaaaaaaagattagaaaatattaaatcattaaaatttaacacattatcataaatataaaaatatctacctCAGTGTTGTCCACGTTTAAAGCTGATAGATGGACAAAGTGTTCCACATTAGCTTCCTTGCACAGTTTGGCAAGCCTTCTGGCTCCCTCAACATGTACTTCATGGTAGGTAAAGTTTTTAGTCTCCCACTCTCTCCCAATTAGATTAATAACAACATTGGaatatttgatacattttCTTATCGAATCCTCATCACGCAGATGAAATGGATGAAACAAAACTTGCCCAAGATCCCCGGACAGTTTCAGAGGCAAACATTTATACATGTCACATCTGTATGGCAGTATTAGCTGCAAATCAATTGACAAGTTAACTGAACTATACTTTAGTTGTATGTCGTTACAATGATATAATGGTGTGATcctgtttttatattttaatatattattatatacatacctgTGTGCCAATCTTGCCAAGGCGATTGCACACATAGCGTCCAACAAATCCAGTTGAACCAAACACTGTGCACACTAACCCATTGAAGGAACTACGACCACCTGTACCTCTCTTTAAAGAAGCAGCAGTGGGATGTTTTATGATTTGTGGTTCCGACGAATAATGTTTCGTCTGCAACGCAATGACTGCCGCACATGTTGTCTGCTTTCCTGAAATATACACAACAAATGTAAACTATGTTGATTATGTAATTGCGAAACAATGTCA
It encodes:
- the Nd-39 gene encoding NADH dehydrogenase [ubiquinone] 1 alpha subcomplex subunit 9, mitochondrial, producing the protein MAALIPRYTVQAARKQTTCAAVIALQTKHYSSEPQIIKHPTAASLKRGTGGRSSFNGLVCTVFGSTGFVGRYVCNRLGKIGTQLILPYRCDMYKCLPLKLSGDLGQVLFHPFHLRDEDSIRKCIKYSNVVINLIGREWETKNFTYHEVHVEGARRLAKLCKEANVEHFVHLSALNVDNTESYVLENGSQFLRTKLEGEWAVREEFPEATIIRPSNIWGQEDRFLRIYSGIMRHHFGTVPIWNKGEKTEKQPVAVYDVAGGITAIAKDPKNTAGKTYQFVGPKRYQFSELLDWFHRIRMRNPKDYGYRRIDLKYAPFFKIKVTLNEIVSLAYPLGNLQWELLEKEAISDKVSKDLPTLEDLGITLTTMESRMHWELKPWRKDPQYMESVGEFDPVPNPPTVAVY
- the LOC140663667 gene encoding uncharacterized protein isoform X1 encodes the protein MYRRAQICIYYLLCIAAVDLTFTSDSEITTTKSRDCPPECICLSRKQVLCNTGGLEDIPTQELPDTVEELSLTKNDFPVIKGDAFAGLRLLRKLILDGNNISTIRPFAFRGLNRLRELSIQHTPLPCIEKFSFAALQNVSVLLLANNKIRYVEGYSFAGASNVNLILLSNNPLLTIRSHAFAGLTNVNNLIFPSGIRLIEENAFDGLQYVGQLKLSYMDLSGLQANTFYGLSHVHAIYIQESDLGVVQRDAFAGLAYVSYLNILNNKVDLIQRMHLRYENYIEMLRFHGNHVLEAPRHARDVILEVNTISAIDNHFPCDCQAHNVLESDFARGDSVGFQRRNYCISPFEYNGKPMNVVDFELVARCHDNVIQDNLGSGVVGLSCLRVSAFTLLIAFFFSMNLLR